The DNA segment GGTTGCGCAGGTTGCGCTCGATCTCCGCCACCAGCTTGCCGTCACCCAGGAAGCTCGTGTGGACGTAGATGGCGCGCGGCTGCTTGGCCACGGGGAACAGCGTCTTCTTCTTCCCCCACACCGTGAAGCGGAGGACCTTGCCGCCCTCGCGCGAAACGATGCCGCGGACGCGCTCCTTGAGCTTGTCCACGTTGTCGTCGGTGAGGTCCGGCTTGACCAGGAAGATGGTCTCGTACTCACGAAGCCGCTTGGCGGCCTGCGTCTCTGCCATGTTTCTCTCCCCTTGGGGTCGAGTGCCCCCCGGACCATCCGGGGAGCGGGGAAACGGCCGGTGACCCTCGAAGGTCACCACCGGGGACGGGAAATCCTCTCGCGCGCCCGTCACCATCGCGCCTTGGCCCGTGCCTGAACACGGGAAGCTTTGAAAGAACATCCCCCTTGCGAATGCGTGGGACGCACTCCGGGGGAAGGGGCTTCTAAGAGGACCCCTCCTGGAAAGTCAAGCGGAGGGAAGGGGGCAGGCGGCCGGGCGCCGGCGGTCCGGGCGCTTCAGGCCCGGCGGTTGTGGCGGTTCATGGCGGTGGCCAGCCCGTCGCGCACCCAGCTCTCCGCCATGTCCGCCGCCTTGCCGATGAGCTCCTCCAGCCCGCGGCGCTCGCCGTCGTCGAAGTTGGACAGCACGTAGCCCGCCACGCGCTCCTTGGCGTTGGGGCCTTCTGGCTTGCCAATGCCCACCCGCACGCGGATGAAGGCGTCCTCGCCCAGGCACTGCACCATGCTCTTGAGGCCGTTGTGCCCGCCCGCGCCGCCGCCCGCCTTGAGCTGCAGCCGGCCGAAGGGCAGGTCCAGCTCGTCGTGCACCACGAGCACGTCCTGGACGGCGACCTTGTAGAAGCGCGCGGCCTCCGCCACGGAGCGGCCGGACAGGTTCATGTACGTCTGCGGCTCCACGAAGAGGATGCGCTCGCCGCCCAGGCTTCCCTGGCCCACCCGCGCCTGGAACTTGTCCTGGGTGAGCTCCGCGCGGGCGCGCGCGAGCAGCGCGTCCACCACCATGAACCCGACGTTGTGGCGGTGGCGCTCGTACTCGCGCCCGGGGTTGCCCAGCCCGCAGATGAGCTTCATGGACGGCTCCGGAAGGAGGGCGGGGCGCAAGGGGCCCACGCCCGGGAAAAAGACAGCGGGGCAGGCCCTGGAAGAGGCCCGCCCCGCGAGGAGACACCAGACGGCGGAAGAGGACTACTTCTTCGCCGGGGCCTTGGCCGCGGCCGCCGCGGGGGCCTTCGCGTCGCCCGCCTTCGCGTCGCCCGCCTTCGCCGCCGCCGCGGGAGCCGCCGCCGCCGCAGCAGCCGCCGCCGGAGCCGCCTCCGCCGCTTCCGGCGCGGAGAGGACCGCGATGGTGTAGTTGACGTGCGTCTTCACGGACACGCCCTCGGGGAGCTTCACGTCGTTCACGTGGATGGCTTCCGCGATCTTCAGGTTGGTGACGTCCACCTCGATCTGGAGCGGGATGGCGCCGGGGAGCGCCCAGACCTCCAGGTTGCGGCGGATCTGCGTGAGCAGACCGCCGTCCGCCACGCCCGCCGCCTTGCCGGTCAGCACGACGGGCAGGTTCACCTTGACCTGCTCCTTCTCGTTCACGGCGATGAAGTCCGCGTGCAGGATGTCGCGGGTCAGCGGGTCCATCTGGTAGTCCTTCAGGAGGACCTGCTGATCATTGCCCGCCAGCTTCAGCGAGATGAGCGTGTTCAGCTTGTGCGGCGTGTTGATGGCCGTGCGGATGGCCTTCGGGTCCACGGAGATGTGCAGCGGCGCCTTCAGGTGCTTGCCGTAGACGACGGCGGGAACGCGGCCGGCGGCGCGCAGGCGGCGGGCAACGCCCTTGCCGGAGTTGTCACGGGCCTGGGCTTCGAGGGTGCTCTTGTCGGTGGCCATGGAAAGGCTCTCTTTTCGGTGGGGTACCGCGGATGTCACCGGTCCGTCGGGCGCCCTCGGCATCCCACCCCCATGGTGGGCCCCGAAGACGGCGCCCGGGCCGTTTTGCTGGCCCGTTGAACCGGTGGAGGGGGCCGGACATGCCAGCCCCCGGGGTCCTTCGTCAAGCCGCCCGGCTTCCAGGCGGCCCGCAAGCTCGCAAGCTCGCAAGCTCGGAAGACTGGAAGCAGGCTCAGACGAACAGCGAGCTGAGCGAGTCCGCGCGATGGATGCGCGCGATGGCCTCTCCGAAGAGGGCGTCGGTGTGCAGGGCGCGGATCTTCGGGCAGGCCTTGGCGGTGGCGGCCAGCGGCACCGTGTCCGTGAAGACGACCTCCTCCAGGACGGAGTCGGTGATGCGCTGGATGGCGGGGCCGGACAGGATGGGGTGCACCGCGTACGCGACCACGCGGCGCGCGCCCTTGTCCTTCAGCGCCAGGGCCGCCTGCGCGAGCGTGCCCGCGGTGTCCACCATGTCGTCCACGAGGATGGCGTCCTTGCCCTTCACGTCGCCAATGAGGTTCATCACCTCCGAGGCGTTGGGGCGCGGACGGCGCTTGTCGATGATGGCCAGGCCCGTGTTCAGTCGCTTGGAGTAGGCGCGCGCGCGCTCCACGCCGCCGGCGTCCGGGCTGACGATGACCAGCTCGCTGGACTCCGGGAAGCGCTTGCGGATGTCCTCCAGGAACACCGGCGAGCCGTAGAGGTGGTCCGAGGGCATGTTGAAGAAGCCCTGGATCTGCCCGGCGTGCATGTCCATGGACACCACCCGGTTGACCCCCGCGACCTCCAGCATGTCCGCCACCAGCTTGGCGGTGATGGGCGTGCGGGCCGCCACCTTCCGGTCCTGCCGCGCGTAGCCGTAGTACGGCATCACGGCCGTGATGGAGCCGGCGCTCGCCCGCTTGAGGGCGTCGCACATGATGAGCAGCTCCATCAGGTGGTGGTTCGTGGGCGGGCACGTGGACTGGACGATGAACACGTCCTGTCCGCGCACGTTCTCGCCGATCTCGACGTGGATCTCCCCGTCGGAGAACGTGTCCACCGTCGCCTGGCCCAGGGGACGCTGGAGGTACTGGCAGATGCGCTGCGCCAACGCCGGGTTGGAGTTCCCGGCGAACACCTTGAAGTCACGCGACGGCTGCATGGGGGCGCTGACTAACCCGTGAGCGCCCCGAAGGGAAGTTCGTTAGTCGAGTTCCGCGGCCACGGGACCGAGCGTCCCGTTCTGCGCCTGGTGAAGGTGTTTCTCGTACTCAATGAGGATGACCCGCTCCATCTGGCTGCGCGTGTCCGCGTTCAACGGATGGGCGATGTCCTTGTAGGTCCCGTCCTTCCGTTTTTTCGCGGGCATCGCGATGAAGAGCCCGGTGGAGCCGTGGATCACCTTCAAGTCGCGCACGACGAAGCAGTGATCCAGGGTGATGGTGACGTACGCCTTGAGCTTGTCCTCTTCGACCGGAAACACCCGGACGTCGGTGATGTTCATGTCCCCCCCCGAACACTGGAAGATCGGAGCTACGGGGAAGCCTGGGACAGACCGGAGGTGAAAAGCAAGCACCTCCTACCCGTCACACCGGGGACCGTTCACTGCCCCGTCAGCCGCTATGCCCCGAAGGGCCAGTGACTCAGCAGGTGGGCGAGGAAGGCCAGGTGGTAGACGACGATGATGGCGTAGACGACGGCGCCCGCGCGGATGGCGAAGCGGCTGGCCTTGAGCCGGCGGTGCAGGCACAGCAGGCACAGCCCCGCGTTCACGATGAGCAGCTTGCTGAACATGAAGAGCAGCGGGGACTGCTCGTACGCCACGCGCATCACGGGGTTGAGCTCCTCCGCCACCCCCAGCTGCAGGAAGAGCAGGGTGAAGAGCCCGTCCAGCAGGTTCAGCATGAGCAGCGCCACCGACGCCGGCGACATGTAGAAAGAAGCCTGCTGCGCCCAACCCCCGCCCTGCACCTCGTTCGCCGTCGCCGCCACTCGCCACCCCCGAAGGTTCCCGTCCGTGCTACCCGGGGGAAGGGCTATTCAAATCCCTTGCCAGGGGTTTCCCGGGCTTCCCGGAAGCAGCCGGGCAGGCGGCGCGGGTGGGGGCTTGCCTGTCCGGAAACGAAATTGACGGGAAGGGGTGGCCAGCGGAGATTGGCGCCGCTTCCGCCCTTCCCGACGAGTGCCCCTTGCATCAATTCCCCAAAGATATCGGGTGGATAGAGGTCATCTGCGGCTCGATGTTCTCCGGCAAGACGGAGGAGTTGATCCGCCGCGTCAAGCGCGCGCTGTACGGCCGGCAGAAGGTGCGGGTGTTCAAGCCGCGCATCGACACCCGCTATGACGACACGCAGGTGGTGAGCCATTCCCAGTTGAAATTGACGTCCCTCCCCATCGAGAGGGCTGAAGAAATTTTCCGGCACCTGTCCCCCGACACGCAGGTGGTGGGCATCGACGAGGTGCAGTTCCTGGGCGGAGAAGTCGTGCAGGTGTGCGAGGCGCTCGCCCAGAGGGGCATCCGCGTCATCTGCGCCGGGCTGGACCAGGACTACCAGGGGCGCCCCTTCGAGCCGATGCCCCAGCTGATGGCGGTGGCGGAGTACGTCACGAAGGAGCTGGCCATCTGCGCGGTGTGCGGAAACCCGGCCAACCGTTCGCAGCGCATCATTGGCAGCGAGGAGCGGGTGGTGGTGGGCGCGGCGGGGGCCTACGAGCCGCGCTGCCGCAAGTGTCACGTGGCGGAACCCGCGGAGGCCAGCCCTCCGCAGACGCTGAAGCTGTTCGACTGAAGAGCCGCCCAGGAGCGGCGCGGGAGCCCCATCCGATGCGTGACACCCTGTACGCGAACGTCCCGTTCAAGTTGAACGAGATGACCCACCACTATGGGCCCAACGTCCACCTGGTGGGTAATCCGTTTCTCCTCTCCCAACTGGCCACGCTGTGCGCCAAGGGGACGCTCCAGCCGCAGATCAACCGGCTGGTGGAGCAGCTCTACGCGGACCTGGTGAAGACGGTCATCAACGCGGAGTTCCCGCGCAAGATGGTGACCCTCCCCACGCGCATGATCGACTCCACGCCCCTGGGCATCTACCAGGGCGAGGTGGTGGACCCGCAGCTGCGCGTGGTGACGGTGAACATCGCGCGGGCGGGCACGCTGCCGTCGCAGGTGACGTACGACCTGCTCAACTTCACGGTGGATCCGTCCCTGGTGCGCCAGGACCACATCATCATGAGCCGGATGATCGACGCGGCCCAGGCGGTGGTGGGCTCGGAGATTGGCGGCGCGAAGATTGGCGGGGACGTGGATGACGCGTTCGTGCTGTTCCCGGACCCCATGGGGGCCACGGGCGGCAGCCTGTCCACGGCCATCACCCTGTACAAGACGAAGGTGCCCGGGCGGGCGCGGCGCATCATCACGCTCAACCTCATCGTCACGCCGGAGTACCTGCGGCGGATGACGACGGAGCACCCGGACGTCATCATCTACGCGCTCCGTCTGGACCGCGGCCTGTCCCCGCCGGAGGTGTTTGGCACCGCGCCGGGCCTGCTGTGGGAAAAGGAGCGGGGCCTGGATGACCGGCAGTACATTGTCCCCGGCGGCGGCGGCTTCGGGGAGATCATGAACAACGCCTATGTGTAGAGGGAGCACCCGGTGACGACGTTCCACGAGAAGGATGTCGGCGTCCTCATCTCCGAGGAGGCCGTGCAGGCGCGCGTGAAGGAGCTGGGCGCGGAGATCACCCGCGACTACCAGGGCAAGGAGCTCACGCTCATCTGCGTGCTCAAGGGCTCGGCGTTCTTCGCCATCGACCTGGCGCGCGCCATCGACCTGCCGCTCACGCTCGAGTTCCTGGGCGTGTCCAGCTACCACGGCGGCACGGAGTCCACGGGCGAGGTGCGCATCACCACGGACGTGTCCAAGCCGATGGCGGGCAAGCACCTGCTCATCATCGAGGACATCATCGACACGGGGCTCACCATGAGCTTCCTCCTGGAGAACCTCCGGGCGCGCCACCCCGCGTCGGTGAAGATCTGCTCGCTGCTGGAGAAGCCCGCGCGGGCCAAGACGAAGGTGAACATCGACTACAAGGGCTTCGTCATCGAGGACAAGTTCGTCGTCGGGTACGGCCTGGACTACGGCGAGAAGTACCGGAACCTGCCGTTCATCGGCATCTGGAAGCACGTCTGAGTGCCCGGGCGTCCCACCCCGCGGGGTGGGGGCCTTGAGTCTGCGAGGGCCCTGTCCACGCGCCGCAAGGCGGCCGTGTGCAGGGCCTTCGTGCGTCACGGGGTGCGTGCATGCACAGCCTCCTCTGAACACGGAGGAGGCGTGGGCATGCGAGACGGGAACGTGAGGCCCGCCCGGGCGACGACGACCACGGGTGGGGAGGCGATGCGGAAGTACCTGGCGGAGGCCATCGGCACGTTCGTGCTGGTGCTCGGTGGCGTGGGGACGGCGGTGCTGGCGGGCGAGCGCGTCGGCTTCCTCGGCGTGGCGTTCGCCTTCGGGCTGTCGCTGCTGGCCATGGTCTACACGGTGGGCCCCATCTCCGGCTGCCACGTGAACCCGGCCGTGACGGTGGGCCTGCTGATGGCGGGCAAGTTCGACAAGCGCCACGTGGCTGGCTACGTCGTCGCGCAGTGCGTGGGCGCCATCGTGGCGGCGGGCGTGGTGCTGCTCATCGCCAGGGGCGCGCCGGGTGGGTACTCGGCGGGCGCGGAGGGGCTGGGCAGCAACGGCTACGGGGCCTCGTCCCCGGAGGGCTACGGCGGCGGGGCGGCCTTCCTCACGGAGGTGGCGCTCAGCTTCCTGCTGGTGCTGACGGTGCTGGGGGCCACGGACGCGCGAGCGCCGGTGGGCTTCGCGGGCGTGGCCATCGGCCTGGTGCTGACGCTCATCCACCTGGTGGGCATCCCCATCACCAACACGTCGGTGAACCCGGCGCGCAGCCTGGGGCCGGCGCTGTTCGCGGGAGGGGATGCCCTGCGGCAGTTGTGGATGTTCATCATCGCGCCGCTCCTGGGCGCGGCCTTCGCGTCCGCCGTGTACCGGCTGGTGAACCGGCCGGCGGTGCAGATTTCCGCCACGCGCGCGGAGCAGGCCACGGACGAGGAGCGCCGCGAGCGCGTCATGGGCCGGCGCGACGCGGAGCACCCCGTCTAGAGGGTGGGGCGCTAGAAGGCGGCGTCGAAGACGACGTCGTTGGCGGCGCCCACGCCCACGGCCACCTGGTAGGACGACACGCGGCGCTCGAAGAAGTTGGTGAGCTCCTGCACGTCCTGCAGGTCCATGAAGTGCAGCGGGTTCTTCGTGTGGAAGATGGGGGCCATGCCCAGCATCTGGAGGCGCTGGTCGGCCACGTACTCCAGGTAGCCGCGCATCTCCTGCACGGACAGGCCCATCACGCCGCCGCTCAGCAGGTCCTGGGCGAACTGCGTCTCGCACTCCACCGCGTCGCGCATCATCTGCACGACGTCCTTCTCCAGGCTCGCGTCGAAGAGGTCCGGCTCCTCCTTGCGCGCCGTCTTGATGGCCTCGAAGGCGAAGGCCATGTGGGCGGACTCGTCACGGAACACCCAGTTGGTGCCCGCGGCCAGGCCGTTGAGCAGCCCCTTGCTGCGCAGGAAGTACACGTACGCGAAGGCCGCGAAGAAGAAGAGGCCTTCGATGCAGCCCGCGAAGCAGATGAGGTTGAGCAGGAACTGGCGGCGGTCCGACTTGGAGCGGACCTGGTCCACCGCCTGGATGCTGTCCATCCACTTCATGCAGAAGCGCGCCTTGCGCTGGATGGACGGGATGTTGTCCACCGCCGCGAAGGCCTTGGCGCGCTCGGCCGGGTCCGGCACGTAGGTGTCCAGCAGCGTCAGGTAGAACTGGACGTGCAGGGCCTCCTCATAGAGCTGGCGCGACAGGTACATGCGCGCTTCCGGCGCGTTCAGGTGCTTGTAGAGGTTGAGCACCAGGTTGTTGCCGACGATGGAGTCGCCCGTGGCGAAGAAGGCCACCAGCCGGTGGATGAGGTGACGCTCCGCGTCCGTCATCTTCGAGCGCAGGTCCACCAGGTCCGTGGAGAAGTCGATCTCCTCCACCGTCCAGGTGTTCTTGATGGCGTTGCGGTACATCTCGAAGAAGACGGGATACGCCATGGGGCGCAGCGTCAGGTTCATTCCCGGATCGAGCAGCATTTCTTCAGCACTCCCTTACAGACGAAGGACGGGTGGGGGAGACGGCCAGGGCTACTGGCACGCCTCGCACGCCTCGGGGTTCTCCAGCGAGCACGCCACCGCTTCAGCCTCCGCGGTGACCACCTGCGACACCGGCGCGGGCGCGGCGGAAATCGTCGGGCCGCCCTGGCCCACGGTGGCCTTGGCGATGCGGGTCGCCGGGCGCGAGCGCAGGTAGTACGTCGTCTTCAGCCCCTTCTGCCATGCGTAGAAGTACATCGAGGACAGCTTCCCGATGTTGGGCGTCTCCACGAAGAGGTTGAGCGACTGGCTCTGGTCGATGAAGGCGCCGCGGTCCGCGCCCATGTCGATGAGGGCGCGCATGGGGACCTCCCACGCGGTGCGGTAGATGGCGCGCAGCTCCTCCGGCAGCTCCGTGAGGTCCTGCACGCTGCCTTCGGCCAGCTTGATGCGGTTGCGGGTGTTCTCGTTCCAGAGCCCCAGCTGCTGCAGGTCGCGCACCAGGTAGCGGTTCACCTGGAGGAAGTCACCGGACAGCGTCTCGCGCTTGAAGAGGTTGGACACCTGCGGCTCGATGCACTCGTAGCAGCCCGCGATGGACGCGATGGTGGCCGTGGGCGCGATGGCGATCATCAGCGAGTTGCGCAGGCCCACCTTCATGATGCGCGAGCGCAGCGCGTCCCAGCGCAGCGTGTCCTCCGGGACGATGCCCCAGCTGTCGAACTGCAGCTCGCCCTTGGCCGCGCGCGTCTCCGGGAAGGACGGGTGCGCGCCGAACTGCTCCGCCAGGTCGGAGGAGGTGACGAGCGCCGCGTAGTAGATCTCCTCGGAGATCTTCTTGGACAGGTTGCGCGCCTCCACGGAATCGAAGGGCATGCGCAGCTGGAAGAAGACGTCCTGGAGGCCCATCAGGCCCAGGCCCACCGGGCGCCAGCGGCGGTTGGAGTCCGCGGCGGTGGGGATGGGGTAGTAGTTGAGGTCGATGACGCGATCCAACTGCTTGAGCGCGAGCATCGCGTTGGAGCGCAGCAGGTCGAAGTCGAACTTCCCGTCCTTCACCATGCGGCCCAGGTTGAGCGAGCCCAGGTTGCACACCGCCGTCTCACCCTGGCTCGTGACCTCCAGGATTTCGGTGCAGAGGTTGGACAGGTGGATGACGTTGCCCGGCTGGCCCGTCTGGTTGCTCTTGCGGTTGCAGATGTCCTTGAAGGTCATCCAGCCGTTGCCCGTCTGGGCCAGCACCTTCATCATCCGGGCGTACAGGTCGCGCGCCTTCACCTTGCGCACGGCCTGGCCCTGGGCCTCGGCCTCCACGTAGGCCTTCTCGAAGGCCTCGCCGAAGAGGTCGGTGAGGTGGGGCGTGGCCTTCGGGTCGAAGAGGCTCCACTCCTGGTCCGCCTCCACGCGGCGCATGAAGAGGTCCGGCACCCAGTTGGCCAGGTTGAGGTTGTGCGCGCGGCGGGCCTCGTCGCCGGTGTTGTCACGCAGCTCGAGGAAGTCCTCGATGTCCGCGTGCCACGTCTCCAGGTACACGCAGCACGCGCCCTTGCGCTTGCCGCCCTGGTTCACCGCCGCCACGGACGCGTCCAGCGTCTTGAGCCACGGGACGATGCCGTTGGAGTGGCCGTTGGTGGACTTGATCAGCGACCCGCGAGCGCGCACGCGGTGGTACGCCACGCCGATGCCGCCGCTGAACTTCGACAGCATCGCGATGTCCGAGTACTTCTTGTAGATGGCGTCCAGCTCGTCCGCCGGCGAGTCCAGCAGGAAGCAGCTGGAGAGCTGCTCGTGGCGGGTGCCGGAGTTGAACAGGGTGGGGGAGCTGGGCAGGTACTCCAGCGAGCTGAACAGGCGGTAGAGCTCGATGGCCTCGCGCGCGTTGTCGCCGGACAGGGCGCACGCCACGCGCAGGAAGAAGTCCTGCGGCGTCTCGATGACTTCGCGCGTCTGCGGGTTCTTGAGGAGGTAGCGGTCGTAGACGGTGCGCAGGCCGAAGTACTCGAACAGGTCGTTGCGGACCGGGTCGATGGCGGCGTTGAGCTTGCGCGCGTTGGCCTGGACGAAGGTGAGCAGGCGGTCCGCGATGAGGCCGTGCTTGTGGCCGGCGGCGACGGACTGGCTGAAGGACTGGATGTCCTGGTTGCTGACCTCCTTCTGGATGAAGGTGGAGAGCAGGCGCGCGGAGAGCCGGGCGTACTCGGGCTCCTCCACGATGAGCGCCGCGGCGGTCTGGATGGACAGGCTGTCCAGCTCGCGCGTGGTGGCGCCGTCGTACAGGCCGCTGATGGTCTTGGTGGCCACGCGCATCACGTCCACGCGTGACAGGCCCACGCAGGACTTGCCCACCGCGCGGACGATCTTGTTGAGGTCCACCGGCTCCGCCGTGCCGTTGCGCTTCTTCACCCGCATCGTGGTGGCGAAATCACCGGGCGCCGACGAGGCCTGCGTGGCGGGCGCCACGGTGGCGGAGTCAGGGGGCGGAGAGGCGACGACGTTCGGCTTCAGGGGCGTCTGGACGGTCACGGGCGTCTCACTTCCGGGCAAGGCAATGGCGTAGCCACCAGGGCGGACTGACCCCGTGGGTGACGGCTTCGGAGATGACAGGGAGGGACTACTTCCGATCAGGACCCGCGGGCTTGGCGGCAACAACCCGACATGTAGCGAATTGTGAGGCGAATGTGTGTGTCAGGCAAGAAAACCACACGAGCCTCCGGGTTTCGGGAACGTGCCCCCGGGGTGGCGGGCGAGCAACAGAGGAGACCCAAGCTATGGGGGGTCCCCTGGTGTGTCAACGCTAGATCCTGTGTAAACCTGCCCCCAGGGTCGGATCGATCATTGCAATCTATGATCACTCACCGACACTTTTCGGGCCGTCCTCCGGCGGACATTTACACGGCCGGAAAAGGCCGCCCGTGACCGTCTTTTTCATGGGGTCATCCAACCCCCCAAGATCAGGGCGCGAGGCCCGCGTCGGGGGTTGGGGCGCCTGACGGAGGCGTGGCGGGGGCCGGTGCTACAGGGGTGTTGCTCGGGCCCGGTGCTACAGGGCTGTTGTCCGGGGCGCTCTCGGTGTGGACGGCGCGGCGCAGGGCCTCCTCCAGGTTCCGGGCGGTGGGGCCCACGGTGGTGAGCATCTGGTTGGCGGCGCGGGCGTGGCGGTTCTCCGTCTCCGCGGCGAGCTTGAGCTGGGCCAGCCCCTCCG comes from the Corallococcus macrosporus genome and includes:
- the rpsF gene encoding 30S ribosomal protein S6, yielding MAETQAAKRLREYETIFLVKPDLTDDNVDKLKERVRGIVSREGGKVLRFTVWGKKKTLFPVAKQPRAIYVHTSFLGDGKLVAEIERNLRNLDEVTRYISVKIADEVDPESRPVLEDLKLAGDVEETRPGAPAEREGGFRGESPEFAGGDSEEESAEEA
- the pth gene encoding aminoacyl-tRNA hydrolase, producing MKLICGLGNPGREYERHRHNVGFMVVDALLARARAELTQDKFQARVGQGSLGGERILFVEPQTYMNLSGRSVAEAARFYKVAVQDVLVVHDELDLPFGRLQLKAGGGAGGHNGLKSMVQCLGEDAFIRVRVGIGKPEGPNAKERVAGYVLSNFDDGERRGLEELIGKAADMAESWVRDGLATAMNRHNRRA
- a CDS encoding 50S ribosomal protein L25/general stress protein Ctc; translation: MATDKSTLEAQARDNSGKGVARRLRAAGRVPAVVYGKHLKAPLHISVDPKAIRTAINTPHKLNTLISLKLAGNDQQVLLKDYQMDPLTRDILHADFIAVNEKEQVKVNLPVVLTGKAAGVADGGLLTQIRRNLEVWALPGAIPLQIEVDVTNLKIAEAIHVNDVKLPEGVSVKTHVNYTIAVLSAPEAAEAAPAAAAAAAAAPAAAAKAGDAKAGDAKAPAAAAAKAPAKK
- a CDS encoding ribose-phosphate pyrophosphokinase; translated protein: MQPSRDFKVFAGNSNPALAQRICQYLQRPLGQATVDTFSDGEIHVEIGENVRGQDVFIVQSTCPPTNHHLMELLIMCDALKRASAGSITAVMPYYGYARQDRKVAARTPITAKLVADMLEVAGVNRVVSMDMHAGQIQGFFNMPSDHLYGSPVFLEDIRKRFPESSELVIVSPDAGGVERARAYSKRLNTGLAIIDKRRPRPNASEVMNLIGDVKGKDAILVDDMVDTAGTLAQAALALKDKGARRVVAYAVHPILSGPAIQRITDSVLEEVVFTDTVPLAATAKACPKIRALHTDALFGEAIARIHRADSLSSLFV
- the spoVG gene encoding septation regulator SpoVG, with translation MNITDVRVFPVEEDKLKAYVTITLDHCFVVRDLKVIHGSTGLFIAMPAKKRKDGTYKDIAHPLNADTRSQMERVILIEYEKHLHQAQNGTLGPVAAELD
- a CDS encoding DUF5658 family protein, producing the protein MSPASVALLMLNLLDGLFTLLFLQLGVAEELNPVMRVAYEQSPLLFMFSKLLIVNAGLCLLCLHRRLKASRFAIRAGAVVYAIIVVYHLAFLAHLLSHWPFGA
- a CDS encoding thymidine kinase, which translates into the protein MHQFPKDIGWIEVICGSMFSGKTEELIRRVKRALYGRQKVRVFKPRIDTRYDDTQVVSHSQLKLTSLPIERAEEIFRHLSPDTQVVGIDEVQFLGGEVVQVCEALAQRGIRVICAGLDQDYQGRPFEPMPQLMAVAEYVTKELAICAVCGNPANRSQRIIGSEERVVVGAAGAYEPRCRKCHVAEPAEASPPQTLKLFD
- a CDS encoding uracil phosphoribosyltransferase, with amino-acid sequence MRDTLYANVPFKLNEMTHHYGPNVHLVGNPFLLSQLATLCAKGTLQPQINRLVEQLYADLVKTVINAEFPRKMVTLPTRMIDSTPLGIYQGEVVDPQLRVVTVNIARAGTLPSQVTYDLLNFTVDPSLVRQDHIIMSRMIDAAQAVVGSEIGGAKIGGDVDDAFVLFPDPMGATGGSLSTAITLYKTKVPGRARRIITLNLIVTPEYLRRMTTEHPDVIIYALRLDRGLSPPEVFGTAPGLLWEKERGLDDRQYIVPGGGGFGEIMNNAYV
- the hpt gene encoding hypoxanthine phosphoribosyltransferase, with protein sequence MTTFHEKDVGVLISEEAVQARVKELGAEITRDYQGKELTLICVLKGSAFFAIDLARAIDLPLTLEFLGVSSYHGGTESTGEVRITTDVSKPMAGKHLLIIEDIIDTGLTMSFLLENLRARHPASVKICSLLEKPARAKTKVNIDYKGFVIEDKFVVGYGLDYGEKYRNLPFIGIWKHV
- the aqpZ gene encoding aquaporin Z; this encodes MRDGNVRPARATTTTGGEAMRKYLAEAIGTFVLVLGGVGTAVLAGERVGFLGVAFAFGLSLLAMVYTVGPISGCHVNPAVTVGLLMAGKFDKRHVAGYVVAQCVGAIVAAGVVLLIARGAPGGYSAGAEGLGSNGYGASSPEGYGGGAAFLTEVALSFLLVLTVLGATDARAPVGFAGVAIGLVLTLIHLVGIPITNTSVNPARSLGPALFAGGDALRQLWMFIIAPLLGAAFASAVYRLVNRPAVQISATRAEQATDEERRERVMGRRDAEHPV
- a CDS encoding ribonucleotide-diphosphate reductase subunit beta, producing MLLDPGMNLTLRPMAYPVFFEMYRNAIKNTWTVEEIDFSTDLVDLRSKMTDAERHLIHRLVAFFATGDSIVGNNLVLNLYKHLNAPEARMYLSRQLYEEALHVQFYLTLLDTYVPDPAERAKAFAAVDNIPSIQRKARFCMKWMDSIQAVDQVRSKSDRRQFLLNLICFAGCIEGLFFFAAFAYVYFLRSKGLLNGLAAGTNWVFRDESAHMAFAFEAIKTARKEEPDLFDASLEKDVVQMMRDAVECETQFAQDLLSGGVMGLSVQEMRGYLEYVADQRLQMLGMAPIFHTKNPLHFMDLQDVQELTNFFERRVSSYQVAVGVGAANDVVFDAAF
- a CDS encoding ribonucleoside-diphosphate reductase subunit alpha, translated to MTVQTPLKPNVVASPPPDSATVAPATQASSAPGDFATTMRVKKRNGTAEPVDLNKIVRAVGKSCVGLSRVDVMRVATKTISGLYDGATTRELDSLSIQTAAALIVEEPEYARLSARLLSTFIQKEVSNQDIQSFSQSVAAGHKHGLIADRLLTFVQANARKLNAAIDPVRNDLFEYFGLRTVYDRYLLKNPQTREVIETPQDFFLRVACALSGDNAREAIELYRLFSSLEYLPSSPTLFNSGTRHEQLSSCFLLDSPADELDAIYKKYSDIAMLSKFSGGIGVAYHRVRARGSLIKSTNGHSNGIVPWLKTLDASVAAVNQGGKRKGACCVYLETWHADIEDFLELRDNTGDEARRAHNLNLANWVPDLFMRRVEADQEWSLFDPKATPHLTDLFGEAFEKAYVEAEAQGQAVRKVKARDLYARMMKVLAQTGNGWMTFKDICNRKSNQTGQPGNVIHLSNLCTEILEVTSQGETAVCNLGSLNLGRMVKDGKFDFDLLRSNAMLALKQLDRVIDLNYYPIPTAADSNRRWRPVGLGLMGLQDVFFQLRMPFDSVEARNLSKKISEEIYYAALVTSSDLAEQFGAHPSFPETRAAKGELQFDSWGIVPEDTLRWDALRSRIMKVGLRNSLMIAIAPTATIASIAGCYECIEPQVSNLFKRETLSGDFLQVNRYLVRDLQQLGLWNENTRNRIKLAEGSVQDLTELPEELRAIYRTAWEVPMRALIDMGADRGAFIDQSQSLNLFVETPNIGKLSSMYFYAWQKGLKTTYYLRSRPATRIAKATVGQGGPTISAAPAPVSQVVTAEAEAVACSLENPEACEACQ